One window of the Streptomyces sp. ITFR-21 genome contains the following:
- a CDS encoding ArnT family glycosyltransferase translates to MTAPGNTPSPAPGPVPGYAPPGAASDPAPPAAPAPPAAPAASAAPADPPRGSRLERLRRGHPADPVWARPALLALLLGTLVLYLYDLSASGYANSFYSAAVQAGSQSWKAFFFGSSDAANSITVDKPPAALWPMALSVRLFGLGSWQILVPEALMGVATVGLLYAAVRRRFGAGAGLLAGAVLALTPVAALMFRFNNPDALLALLMVAAIFFVLRALEDARTKWLLWAGAVLGLAFLTKTLQAWLILPALAVVYAVCAPAAPRRRLLQLLAGGGVTLLAGGWWVAVVELWPASSRPYIGGSQDNSFLGLTFGYNGFGRITGDETGSVGGGGGPGGGGGQWGTTGIGRLFEADMGGQIAWLLPAAFLMLAVGLWATRRARRADTERSAFLLWGGALLITFATFSFMSGIFHQYYNIALAPYIAALVGMGTVVLWRRRTRVAAAAVLAVAALGTAVWASVLLDRSPDWNPWLRVALVVAGLVAAAGLLAGALPGPASAGRPGARLGVVAAVAGLAAALGGPVAYTLDTVATPHAGSIVTAGPAVQGGFGGGPGGRPGGGGGRAFGGGNGVPPAGAFPGGGPGAGTVPGGAPGGGGVPGGTGGTGGTGGTGAPGTTGTAPGGFGRGGFGGGPGGAGGGGMSGLLNGTKVGSAVKTLLTADADRFTWVAAAVGSQNQASYQLATGKPVMSVGGFNGSDPSPTLGQFEKYVAEGRIHYFLGGGTGAGGAGGAGGMGGMGGMGGDSGTASQITAWVEAHYTAETVGGTTVYDLTAPKAATSTTG, encoded by the coding sequence ATGACCGCGCCCGGCAACACGCCCTCCCCCGCCCCGGGCCCCGTGCCCGGCTACGCCCCGCCCGGAGCCGCCAGCGACCCCGCCCCGCCCGCGGCGCCCGCCCCGCCTGCGGCCCCGGCGGCCTCGGCGGCTCCCGCGGACCCGCCCCGCGGCTCACGCCTGGAGCGGCTGCGGCGCGGGCATCCGGCCGATCCGGTCTGGGCCCGCCCGGCGCTGCTCGCCCTGCTGCTCGGCACCCTCGTGCTCTACCTGTACGACCTGAGCGCGTCGGGATACGCCAACTCCTTCTACTCGGCGGCCGTCCAGGCCGGCAGCCAGAGCTGGAAGGCGTTCTTCTTCGGCTCCTCCGACGCGGCCAACTCCATCACCGTCGACAAACCTCCGGCCGCGCTGTGGCCGATGGCCCTGTCGGTGCGGCTGTTCGGCCTGGGCTCCTGGCAGATCCTGGTGCCCGAGGCGCTGATGGGCGTCGCCACGGTCGGGCTGCTGTACGCGGCGGTACGGCGCCGGTTCGGGGCGGGCGCGGGCCTGCTGGCCGGTGCGGTGCTCGCGCTGACGCCGGTGGCCGCGCTGATGTTCCGCTTCAACAACCCCGACGCGCTGCTGGCGTTGCTCATGGTCGCCGCCATCTTCTTCGTGCTGCGCGCCCTGGAGGACGCCCGCACCAAGTGGCTGCTGTGGGCCGGCGCGGTCCTCGGCCTCGCCTTCCTCACCAAGACCCTCCAGGCGTGGCTGATCCTGCCCGCCCTGGCCGTGGTCTACGCGGTGTGCGCGCCGGCCGCGCCGCGCCGCCGCCTGCTGCAACTCCTGGCCGGCGGTGGTGTGACGCTGCTGGCCGGCGGCTGGTGGGTGGCGGTCGTGGAGCTGTGGCCCGCGTCGTCCCGCCCGTACATCGGCGGCTCGCAGGACAACAGCTTCCTGGGGCTGACCTTCGGCTACAACGGCTTCGGGCGGATCACCGGCGACGAGACCGGCAGCGTCGGCGGCGGCGGCGGTCCCGGCGGTGGCGGCGGCCAGTGGGGTACGACCGGTATCGGGCGGCTCTTCGAAGCCGACATGGGCGGTCAGATCGCCTGGCTGCTGCCCGCGGCGTTCCTCATGCTGGCGGTGGGGCTGTGGGCCACCCGGCGGGCCCGGCGGGCCGACACCGAGCGGTCGGCGTTCCTGCTGTGGGGCGGCGCGCTGCTGATCACCTTCGCGACCTTCAGCTTCATGTCCGGGATCTTCCACCAGTACTACAACATCGCCCTCGCGCCCTACATCGCGGCGCTCGTCGGCATGGGCACGGTGGTGCTGTGGCGCCGCCGTACCCGCGTCGCGGCGGCGGCCGTGCTGGCGGTGGCGGCGCTGGGCACGGCGGTCTGGGCGTCGGTGCTGCTGGACCGGTCGCCGGACTGGAACCCCTGGCTGCGGGTCGCGCTGGTGGTGGCCGGGCTGGTCGCCGCGGCCGGGCTGCTGGCGGGCGCGCTGCCCGGCCCGGCGTCGGCGGGTCGGCCCGGCGCGCGGCTCGGCGTCGTGGCGGCGGTCGCCGGCCTCGCGGCGGCGCTCGGCGGTCCTGTCGCGTACACGCTCGACACGGTGGCCACTCCGCACGCCGGTTCGATCGTGACGGCCGGCCCCGCGGTCCAGGGCGGCTTCGGCGGCGGCCCCGGCGGGCGTCCGGGCGGGGGCGGTGGCCGGGCGTTCGGCGGCGGCAACGGTGTGCCGCCCGCCGGGGCGTTCCCCGGCGGCGGTCCGGGCGCGGGTACGGTGCCGGGCGGCGCCCCGGGCGGCGGCGGTGTCCCCGGCGGCACGGGCGGCACGGGCGGCACGGGCGGCACCGGCGCCCCGGGCACCACCGGCACCGCACCCGGCGGTTTCGGCCGGGGCGGTTTCGGCGGCGGTCCCGGCGGCGCGGGCGGCGGCGGCATGAGCGGCCTGCTCAACGGCACGAAGGTCGGCTCCGCCGTGAAGACCCTGCTCACGGCCGACGCCGACCGGTTCACCTGGGTCGCGGCGGCCGTCGGTTCGCAGAACCAGGCGAGCTACCAGCTCGCCACCGGCAAGCCGGTGATGTCCGTCGGCGGCTTCAACGGCAGCGACCCGTCGCCGACCCTCGGCCAGTTCGAGAAGTACGTCGCCGAGGGCCGTATCCACTACTTCCTCGGCGGCGGTACGGGAGCGGGCGGCGCCGGGGGAGCGGGCGGCATGGGCGGCATGGGCGGCATGGGCGGCGACAGCGGCACCGCGAGCCAGATCACCGCCTGGGTCGAGGCGCACTACACCGCCGAGACCGTCGGCGGCACCACGGTCTACGACCTGACGGCGCCCAAGGCGGCCACGTCCACGACCGGCTGA
- a CDS encoding glycosyltransferase codes for MDTNLGELPARQHLPVASASPRPGAAHRGPTAARSPVLDVVIPVYNEQGGLERCVRRLHAHLSGTFPYPFRITVADNASTDLTSAVATALAAELPEVESFRLEQKGRGRALRTVWTASEAPVLAYMDVDLSTDLNALLPLVAPLISGHSDLAIGSRLARSSRVVRGAKREFVSRAYNLILRGSLAARFSDAQCGFKAIRGDVAQRLLPMVEDGGWFFDTEMLVLAERAGLRIHEIPVDWVDDPDSSVDLVRTAADDLRGVWRVGRALATGRLALDRLRRPFGDDPRDRELSGVPAGLARQLVGFCVVGGLSTLAYLGLFFLFRLGLGAQPANALALLLSALANTAANRRLTFGVRGRDRAVRHQAQGLVVFAIGLALTGGSLAALHAATPDPAHGTELAVLVAANLAATVLRFLLFRAWLFPERPAAHAPAHDPAAPDDVRSAA; via the coding sequence ATGGATACGAACCTCGGCGAACTGCCCGCCCGGCAGCACCTGCCGGTGGCGTCCGCCTCCCCGCGTCCGGGGGCCGCGCACCGCGGGCCGACGGCGGCGCGGAGCCCCGTGCTGGACGTCGTCATCCCCGTGTACAACGAACAGGGCGGCCTGGAGCGGTGCGTACGCCGCCTTCACGCGCACCTGTCCGGCACCTTCCCCTACCCCTTCCGGATCACCGTCGCGGACAACGCCAGTACCGACCTGACGTCCGCGGTGGCCACGGCACTTGCCGCCGAACTGCCCGAAGTCGAGTCGTTCCGGCTGGAGCAGAAGGGCCGCGGCCGGGCGCTGCGCACGGTGTGGACCGCGTCGGAGGCGCCCGTACTGGCGTACATGGACGTGGACCTGTCCACCGACCTCAACGCGCTGCTGCCGCTGGTGGCGCCGCTGATCTCGGGCCACTCCGACCTGGCGATCGGCTCCCGGCTGGCCCGCTCCTCGCGGGTGGTGCGCGGCGCCAAGCGGGAGTTCGTCTCCCGCGCCTACAACCTGATCCTGCGCGGCTCGCTGGCCGCCCGCTTCTCCGACGCGCAGTGCGGCTTCAAGGCGATCAGGGGCGATGTGGCACAGCGGCTGCTGCCGATGGTCGAGGACGGCGGCTGGTTCTTCGACACCGAGATGCTGGTGCTGGCCGAGCGGGCGGGGCTGCGGATCCACGAGATACCGGTGGACTGGGTGGACGACCCGGACAGCAGCGTCGATCTGGTGCGGACCGCCGCCGACGACCTGCGGGGCGTCTGGCGGGTCGGACGGGCCCTGGCCACCGGCCGGTTGGCGCTGGACCGGCTGCGGCGGCCGTTCGGCGACGACCCGCGCGACCGCGAACTGTCCGGTGTGCCAGCCGGGTTGGCCCGCCAGCTGGTCGGCTTCTGCGTGGTCGGCGGGCTCAGCACGCTGGCCTACCTCGGGCTGTTCTTCCTCTTCCGGCTCGGTCTGGGCGCCCAACCGGCCAACGCGCTGGCCCTGTTGCTGTCCGCGCTGGCCAACACCGCCGCCAACCGCCGGCTCACCTTCGGGGTGCGCGGCCGGGACCGGGCGGTACGGCACCAGGCGCAGGGGCTTGTGGTGTTCGCCATCGGCCTCGCGCTGACCGGCGGTTCGCTCGCCGCCCTGCACGCGGCGACCCCGGACCCCGCGCACGGCACCGAACTGGCCGTGCTGGTCGCCGCCAACCTCGCCGCGACCGTACTGCGCTTCCTGCTCTTCCGGGCCTGGCTCTTCCCCGAGCGGCCCGCCGCCCACGCCCCGGCCCACGACCCGGCCGCCCCCGACGACGTCAGGAGTGCGGCATGA
- a CDS encoding HAMP domain-containing sensor histidine kinase codes for MRGRDHRDRPPKPRRPRRWSLRRRLVASCVALVAAVCAVIGAVTVLALHDFLYGQLDSKVQDLAVRAGGGPHAPGQNAAGPGAAGPGILRRNAPDFPPAGGQGRPGAPAPLDFLVGGGQPGETVGAVLTASGSVGRAAVSATGSAGTGLVADNLTAVQAAAFAGVPLDGRPHTLHIPGLGAYRVESARPGADGTTTLVGLSTSGAHDTLTTLVWVEVSVTAAGLAAAGLAGAALMRIALQPLRRVAATATRVSELPLHSGEVAPLERVPDSDTDPRTEVGQVGAALNRMLGHVGSALRARQESETRVRRFVADASHELRTPLASIRGYAELTRRGGEPAGPDTRHALGRIESEAARMTTLVEDLLLLARLDAGRPLDLAETDVSPLVVDAVSDARATGHGHHWRLDLPDEPATVSADPQRLHQVLTNLLANARTHTPPGTTVTARVRRDGVREGGAVLLQVEDDGPGIPPELCRQVFERFARGDASRSRAAGSTGLGLAIVHSVVTAHGGEVAVDSAPGRTVFTVTLPGAPSQPVLSPATRS; via the coding sequence GTGAGGGGGCGGGACCACCGGGACCGGCCGCCGAAGCCGCGACGGCCCCGCCGGTGGTCGCTGCGCCGCCGGCTCGTCGCGTCCTGCGTGGCCCTGGTCGCCGCCGTCTGCGCGGTGATCGGCGCGGTCACCGTCCTCGCGCTGCACGACTTCCTGTACGGCCAGCTCGACAGCAAGGTGCAGGACCTGGCGGTACGGGCGGGCGGCGGTCCGCACGCGCCGGGGCAGAACGCCGCGGGGCCGGGCGCCGCGGGGCCGGGCATTTTGCGGCGGAACGCCCCGGACTTCCCCCCGGCGGGCGGCCAGGGCCGCCCCGGCGCACCCGCCCCGCTGGACTTCCTGGTCGGCGGCGGCCAGCCGGGCGAGACCGTCGGCGCCGTCCTCACCGCCTCCGGCTCGGTCGGCCGCGCGGCGGTCAGCGCCACCGGCTCGGCCGGTACCGGCCTGGTCGCCGACAACCTCACCGCGGTGCAGGCCGCCGCGTTCGCCGGTGTGCCGCTGGACGGCAGGCCGCACACCCTGCACATCCCCGGCCTCGGCGCCTACCGGGTGGAGTCCGCCCGGCCCGGCGCGGACGGCACCACGACGCTGGTCGGGCTGTCCACCTCCGGCGCGCACGACACGCTGACCACCCTGGTGTGGGTGGAGGTCTCGGTCACCGCGGCCGGGCTGGCCGCCGCGGGACTGGCCGGTGCCGCCCTGATGCGGATCGCCCTGCAACCGCTGCGCCGGGTCGCGGCCACCGCCACCCGGGTCTCCGAACTGCCGCTGCACAGCGGCGAGGTGGCGCCGCTCGAACGCGTCCCGGACTCCGACACCGACCCGCGCACCGAGGTCGGCCAGGTCGGCGCGGCGCTCAACCGGATGCTGGGGCACGTGGGTTCGGCGCTGCGGGCCCGGCAGGAGAGCGAGACCCGGGTCCGGCGGTTCGTCGCCGACGCCAGCCACGAGCTGCGCACCCCGCTCGCCTCGATCCGCGGCTACGCCGAACTCACCCGCCGCGGCGGCGAGCCGGCCGGCCCCGACACCCGGCACGCGCTCGGCCGGATCGAGTCCGAGGCGGCCCGGATGACCACCCTCGTCGAGGACCTGCTGCTGCTCGCCCGACTGGACGCCGGCCGGCCGCTGGACCTGGCCGAGACCGACGTGTCGCCGCTGGTGGTGGACGCGGTGAGCGACGCCCGCGCGACCGGCCACGGCCACCACTGGCGGCTCGACCTGCCGGACGAACCCGCCACCGTCAGCGCCGATCCGCAGCGGCTGCACCAGGTGCTCACCAACCTGCTGGCCAACGCCCGTACCCACACCCCGCCCGGTACGACCGTCACCGCCCGTGTCCGGCGGGACGGCGTACGGGAGGGGGGCGCGGTGCTGCTCCAGGTCGAGGACGACGGGCCCGGTATCCCGCCGGAGCTGTGCCGGCAGGTCTTCGAACGGTTCGCCCGCGGTGACGCCTCCCGGTCAAGAGCCGCCGGGAGTACGGGACTCGGGCTCGCCATCGTGCACTCGGTGGTGACCGCGCACGGCGGCGAGGTCGCGGTGGACAGTGCGCCGGGCCGTACGGTGTTCACCGTCACGCTGCCGGGGGCGCCCTCACAGCCTGTGCTCAGCCCGGCCACACGGTCGTGA
- a CDS encoding response regulator transcription factor, producing the protein MPSTSSSPSSLTGTAGFPAAGTTGLRTRPNQHSGAQHPAQHPGIQPAADLARLDGSPVRVLVVDDETPLADLLSMALRYEGWQVRTEADGASALRAARESRPDAVVLDVMLPDMDGLEVLARLRRETPDVPVLFLTAKDAVEDRIAGLTAGGDDYVTKPFSLEEVVARLRGLLRRSGAAAVRNESLLAVGDLVLNEDSHEVSRGGDNIHLTATEFELLRYLMRNPRRVLSKAQILDRVWSYDFGGQANVVELYISYLRRKIDAGRTPMIHTRRGAGYLIKPGDPA; encoded by the coding sequence ATGCCTTCCACATCGTCGTCACCTTCGTCGCTCACCGGCACCGCGGGTTTCCCGGCCGCAGGCACCACCGGCCTCCGGACCCGCCCGAACCAGCACTCCGGCGCCCAGCACCCCGCCCAGCACCCGGGCATCCAGCCCGCCGCCGACCTCGCCCGGCTCGACGGCTCCCCGGTCCGCGTCCTGGTCGTCGACGACGAGACCCCGCTCGCCGACCTGCTCTCGATGGCCCTGCGCTACGAGGGCTGGCAGGTCCGTACCGAGGCGGACGGCGCGAGCGCCCTGCGCGCGGCCCGCGAGTCCCGCCCCGACGCGGTCGTCCTCGACGTGATGCTGCCCGACATGGACGGCCTTGAGGTGCTGGCCCGGCTGCGCCGCGAGACCCCGGACGTCCCCGTGCTGTTCCTGACCGCGAAGGACGCGGTGGAGGACCGGATCGCCGGGCTCACCGCGGGCGGCGACGACTACGTCACCAAGCCGTTCAGCCTGGAGGAGGTGGTGGCCCGGCTGCGCGGGCTGCTGCGCCGCTCCGGGGCCGCCGCCGTACGCAACGAGTCGCTGCTGGCCGTCGGCGACCTGGTCCTGAACGAGGACAGCCACGAGGTCAGCCGCGGCGGCGACAACATCCACCTGACCGCGACCGAGTTCGAGCTGCTGCGCTACCTGATGCGCAACCCGCGCCGGGTGCTCAGCAAGGCGCAGATCCTGGACCGGGTCTGGAGCTACGACTTCGGCGGCCAGGCCAACGTCGTCGAGCTCTACATCTCCTACCTGCGGCGCAAGATCGACGCCGGCCGCACACCGATGATCCACACCCGGCGCGGCGCCGGCTATCTGATCAAGCCGGGCGACCCGGCGTGA
- a CDS encoding MEDS domain-containing protein, whose translation MAGKTCDRGTAEDEARGTAPETACAAGRTPPARAAARRTVAVERLGPGDHACLWFGAQEERWALRAAFATGGLVRGERVMLFTGPGTAEAETLDRLASLGVPVGGGRVEVVREEPGYVPGRGFDPAARMAYWERAAEDASARGFTGLRLAGDMGWASEPDVDRGELAAYEVALTTALAELGTTALCEYDRAGPDREPILAAHPLDVPPAPGTLHERRSGDVLLLAGDADRADRPAFERAVRRPGLAAVDLTGLAFVDAYSVRVLLGTGLRLRCTAGQARLLALCGAADGIVEVRTG comes from the coding sequence ATGGCGGGAAAGACCTGTGACCGGGGGACGGCCGAGGACGAGGCGCGGGGGACGGCCCCGGAGACGGCGTGCGCGGCGGGGCGGACGCCGCCGGCGCGGGCCGCGGCGCGGCGGACGGTCGCCGTCGAGCGGCTTGGCCCCGGCGACCACGCGTGCCTGTGGTTCGGCGCCCAGGAGGAGCGGTGGGCGCTGCGGGCCGCCTTCGCCACCGGCGGGCTGGTCCGCGGCGAGCGGGTGATGCTGTTCACCGGCCCCGGAACGGCCGAGGCCGAGACGCTGGACCGGCTGGCGTCCCTCGGGGTGCCGGTCGGCGGCGGGCGCGTGGAGGTGGTCCGCGAGGAGCCCGGTTACGTGCCGGGGCGCGGATTCGACCCGGCCGCCCGGATGGCGTACTGGGAGCGGGCCGCCGAGGATGCCTCGGCCCGCGGCTTCACCGGGCTGCGACTGGCCGGCGACATGGGCTGGGCCTCGGAGCCCGACGTGGACCGCGGCGAACTCGCCGCGTACGAGGTCGCGTTGACCACCGCGCTGGCGGAGCTGGGCACCACCGCGCTGTGCGAGTACGACCGGGCCGGGCCGGACCGGGAACCGATCCTGGCGGCGCACCCGTTGGACGTACCGCCGGCACCGGGCACGCTGCACGAGCGCCGGTCCGGGGACGTACTGCTGCTGGCGGGGGACGCGGACCGGGCCGACCGGCCGGCCTTCGAGCGGGCGGTACGGCGTCCGGGCCTGGCCGCCGTCGACCTGACCGGCCTGGCGTTCGTCGACGCGTACTCCGTACGGGTGTTGCTGGGCACCGGTCTGCGGCTGCGGTGCACGGCCGGGCAGGCCCGCCTGCTGGCGCTGTGCGGAGCGGCCGACGGGATCGTTGAAGTACGAACGGGATAG
- a CDS encoding DoxX family protein has protein sequence MTAETADLPGAAPAPATAARTFSRAHGAAAVRIGFGLIWAIDASFKWLPGFIHGQTLGDELGKGETVHTPVLHQWLQMWHSIGTSAPTAFAVGTAVIETLIALGLVLGVFSRAVFIGSAVFSLGIWSSAEAFHLPWTKDGITDLGPSVAYIFASLALYFAASTAVWSLDPWVRRTWPRLSSLTSEG, from the coding sequence ATGACCGCCGAAACCGCAGACCTGCCGGGCGCCGCGCCGGCCCCGGCCACCGCCGCCCGTACCTTCTCCCGCGCCCACGGCGCCGCCGCCGTCCGCATCGGCTTCGGCCTGATCTGGGCCATCGACGCCTCCTTCAAGTGGCTGCCCGGCTTCATCCACGGCCAGACCCTCGGCGACGAACTGGGCAAGGGCGAGACCGTCCACACCCCCGTCCTGCACCAGTGGCTCCAGATGTGGCACTCCATCGGCACCTCCGCGCCCACCGCCTTCGCCGTCGGCACCGCCGTCATCGAGACCCTGATCGCCCTCGGCCTGGTCCTCGGCGTCTTCTCCCGGGCCGTCTTCATCGGCAGCGCGGTCTTCTCACTCGGCATCTGGTCCTCGGCCGAGGCGTTCCACCTGCCCTGGACCAAGGACGGCATCACCGACCTCGGCCCGTCCGTCGCCTACATCTTCGCCTCCCTCGCCCTGTACTTCGCCGCCTCGACCGCCGTCTGGAGCCTGGACCCGTGGGTCCGCCGCACCTGGCCGCGGCTGTCCTCCCTGACGTCCGAGGGCTGA